From Strix aluco isolate bStrAlu1 chromosome 33, bStrAlu1.hap1, whole genome shotgun sequence:
GAAGCTCTGGCTTCCCCCTCTCCAGGTCTACTTTCCACAAAGAAGGAGGAATCCACAAACCTGCTGGACACAGGGATccagctgggctgctggtgggacAAAGGTGGCTGGAGGTGGCTGGCTTTCACGCCTGCTCCCCTTGCAAACCACCCTCAgccagggaaggaaaaagaagagccACCTTCAATGgatctaaaaataaaaccccacgTGCACAGCTGCTACAACGCTGCAACGTTCCCCATGTAGAGCTAAAAATAAAAGGGCTGGCTGTGGGTCTGACTGCAGGGCTGCCGCAAACCAGGTTAGAAGGAGCGTGGGGAGGTGTTAGGATTGTTCTCCAGCTTCCCAACGCAGCAAGAAATTAAAACCGCCGCCGCCCGAGGATTTGCTTGCAGCACAGACCCAACGCCGGCGAAGCGGCATTGCTGATGGCCGCGAGAGCTGCGGACCCgagcctggagcaggagaaagcCGAAAAGGGAAGGCGCTGGTGGGTTTTGGGATGCCCTGCAGTGCCAAGGTGCTTTGCGCACTGTTTTGGGGGCGAGGGGAAGCAGAGACCTCCCCTGTGTTTGCGCTGGGGAAAGGTTAAAATCGTCAGTAACTGGAAACCAGAGATCTCCTTTCCCGGCGGCAGCTGCAGCGCTGGACTCCCCGCAGTGACCCGGCCTTGGAGGGATGCCACCGCTGCCACGCCGGCTCCCCGCCCTCACCTCTCTTGTGCAGCCAGCCCTCCTTCACGACCGACACTTCGTTCATGGTGGGGCCGTGGGCTCTAACCCCCTCTCTGCCACGGGATCGGGGAAGCGGCTaacgccggcggcggcgggaggagcagCGAGAGCGGAGACGACCTGcgggagaagagggagagatgCTCAAAGAAAGTCAGCAAAGCTCCTGAcgctcttccttcccctcccttgaGGGGAGGCAGCCAGTTTCAGCATGAAGCCACCCCCACGCGCCGATTAAAATCTCCTCCACTACACCAGTTTCCTAAaacccgctccccccgccccagacAAAAATCAGCATGGCAGCCTTGCAAACCTGGAGATGCCAGGATGGAGCAGGTTTGTCAGCATCGTCCCTTTACCTGCCTGCCACCAACGAGGCATTAAAAAGCCTCAGGAGGGTTGGACAAgctcggggggcggggggggggcatggtCCCTTGGAAAACAAACAGCTAGAGAAAAATTAATCGGAGTCACCTGACAGGATTAACTCCCCGGGCTCCCAAATCCCACCGCGCCAGGCGACGGGAGGCAGCGGGACAAGGGGACGTGCTACTTCCTGGTGGTGGCTGGAGGGGACTGTCCCCACCTTGAGTCTCCCCAGAGTCACCTTGGGCTTGCTGCCCCCACCGTTCCCTGGCTTTAATCAGGGTAAAATAAAACTCAAGCCCATAAATTTACAGCCAAGTGCAAGGGTTTGGGGTTTTCCAGCTGCATCTGAAGCAAGACAAGAGCCAGAGCAGCCCAAGACTAACTCCCCAGACATGGTGCTATATCGATGGAGCTCCCACTCCCCTCCAAACTTTCTAGATCAACCCCAGGGCCTGCCTAACTCCCAAACTTCCAGCCTAGCTTTAAAACCTCCAATCTCACCTTTAAAGCTCCCTCTGCCACAGGGATGACGGGGTTTCCAAAGGGAAGTAATTTCTCTTCCTCACTACCATAAATCTGCCTGTGCCTTCCCAATGGGAACCTCCCCGCCTTGCCACAGGCATCCCGGGATGATCCCAGATGGGAAAGAGGATTTTGGGGACTCCGCTTGCCCTCAAGGCTCCTCCGCTCGCCCAACATTGGGCAAGGACGTGGGGCAGACAGCCAGGCAATTTGAGCAGAACAACAACAGGCAGGACCTGGCAGCGCATGGAGCTAACGTTTTTCCAGCTGCTGAAGTGTCGATCTCCGGATGGATTTGCTCCTGGATGGGCTATGGCAAAGAGCTCATCGAtgttaattaaaaaggaaagcacagaattgtctaggttggaaaagaccttgaagatcatccagtccaaccattaacctcacatagaaagttcccaactacaccatatccctaagcgctatgtcgactctaaaTAAAAACTTTGCTGCAGAAAAGGGCTCTAAATAATTTCGGAGCTGTCCCAGAAAGGCTGAGCCTGCCGCATGTGTCCCACAAGGCACCCAGACCACAAATGCAAACGAGATCACAAGaggctttaataaaaaaacccccccaaattacaaaaaaaaacaGCCCCTGAACGAGCAAATTAACAGGGGTGGAGGTTGTAGGATTTGAGCATCATCCCACGACTGAGCTTTGGTGCAGGGGAGAGGATCTGGCGCATCTGTGGCACTGGACGCAGGTGAAACACAGTCAGGAGCCTTCGAACCCAGCGATCGGTGAGATCTGGGCATCGTTCATTCGCATCCGGGGCTTGTTTTTAATTATACTGGCTGCAATTAAAAAGCTTTCAGCTGGTGGTACTTGACCTTTGATTATATTTTTGTGCAGTGTGGGACAATGAGGCTCTGAAACCTGGAGACTGCAGACTTCTCCAAGACAACACTGTGTTGTCCTTCAACATAATATAAAttcaatataaaaaaagaaaagcgttggttaaaaaaaacccaaactaaatcGTTGCTTTTTGGGTGCGTTTAAGGATAATTACAACAGCGGGAGACTTGCGATTCAGGAATCACCAGCAGCTTGAAGTGTCAAACCCTGTCATGGCCCCTTCTTTGTCCTTGCAGGGAACAGAGGATGTTTAATGTGATCCTGATGGCTAAGGAAAAGCGGGAATGACCAGTGGTCATTCGACACATTCTCCGAGCCCTAATTGTTACGGTTATTTCCGATGAAGGATGGGGATTGTATCCGGCACTGAGGGATCCTGACAACCCGAGATGCTGCGCGAGCAGTTTCCAGGCGCACACCAAAAAGCGGcgattaaaaaaaccaccaaaagagCCCCATTTCAGGCACGTTCCAGAGGCTTTAAACCAGCTGTGAAGCAGCGCCAGGAAAGATTTGCATCTCAAAGCGCAGCCGCGTGGATCCTGTCCCGGGGATGAGCAGTGAGGAGCTTTCAGAGAAGGTTTGAAAGGTGCTGGTGCTGAAAGGCGCGGGGACGGCGCGGCCTGAGCCCCCTCCTGCGGtgctgggtgcccccccccgcgGAGGCAGGCGGGGGGCTGTGGTTGTTACTGAGCCCTCAGGTGGGCTTGCTCAAGGGGTGGCTGGGGATGGGTCCCCTTGGGGGGGTACCAGCACAACGCACCCCCACATCCAGGAGCCCatggcagagccccccccccccccccagtgacagaccacccccaaaccccagagGCTCACAGAGACCCCCCCAGGCTCCTCCACCTCAGCCTCTCGGGACAGGGCCCTCCAAGCCTGGCACGGCCCCCCCCCAATGAGAGACCCCTAGGATAgtgccaccaccccccccaccccaagcctgCTTGAGCCCCCCACCTCACTCCCTGGggacagccccccaccccccccgcaaagACTGCCAGtccttccccacccccagcctgccAGGGCCCCCATCACAGGTCCCTGGGACAGGCCCCCTCCAGTCCCACCAGTCACCCCCAGCTCAGGCCCCCAGGCCAGACCCCCCCCAACCCGCAAACACCCCCCCACTGCAAGgcccccccagctcagcccctcaGTGCAGCCGCCCTCATCCCCGTCCCGGCCCCCCCCACTGCCCCTGGAGGCGGGTGTTTCGCTCCCCGCACTATCCCGCACGACGGGCGGGCGCATCGCGGGGCCGTGAGGGGGGGgcaagaccccccccccccccccaactccgcGGGTGGTGCGGTCCCCGCGGCGCCCCTCAGGAGACGGGCGGGTCCAtcgggcggcgggaggcggggaggCGCCGCACACCCCTGGCGGGGGGGGCGGGTGGTACGTTCCGCGCAGCGGCCAGCGGGGGCCGGGCGAGCCCActgcgcggcgcgggggggcgaAGGGGGGGGCGCAGAAGCAGAGCCGGCTCCTCACCTGTCATGGACGCCGCAGGCCCGGCCGGCCGCCGTCGCTCATCCCGGTAGCGGTGGCGCTCCCCCCCGTTCAGTCTTCTTAGCCCCGACGGCGCCCGCGCTCCCGGAAACCCCGCCCGCTCCGGGCCCACGCCCGAAGGAAGCGGAGACGGACGGGgaggagggttttggggggggggtcgaggGGGGGGACGGAGAGGGAGAGACCCCACTCGCCTGCGCGGAGCCGCACTGCGCATGCGCCACCCCGCCGCTGCCGACTGCGCCTGCGCTGGGGGTCAGCGCGCCTGCGCGAGGGGGTGTGGGAGAGCGCGCCCCCCTACTGCGCATGCGCGCGTCGCGGAGACGCCCCTTCCGcttatttgcatatatttaaatattgccATCAATGCGACCACCCACGCGTACCCGAGGAGGGCAGGAGCAAGGGGATGACGGTTGATTGATGCCCACAAAGCGCAGgtacaccacccccccccccgggtgcaccccccaccctggggtgcactgagctgctccagctgcagcacccTGAGGTGGTTTTGGAGGGTCTCAGCCACTTGGGGGGGTGGGGCTCAACTGACACCAAACAGAGCCGTTTCTACGCTTTATTGCAAAAAGCTCCCCAAACTGGGAAAACCCACTCATTTTCACACGCCAAACATCACCCAAAGCACAAAGAAAACCTTCCAAAACAGGGTAAAATAAAGAAACCAGTGGTTTTTCTTATCAAAAAGACTCACCGTTATGGCTGTGACTTACCACACAGCTGCCTCCACCCCCATTGTCtttattttggggagaaaaatatcttttcaggGTTTGCAGCAACACTGGACAGGTGCAGGGTTAAGACACCACTGCTGACATAACTGAAAATTTTGGGGGAAACAAATTTTGGgggaaataaataatttcagcaaaCCCCCATGGTGGACGTTTTAGGTTTGGGGGGGGCTGAGCTCAAGCCTAAAACTGTAAGCGATGAAGGTGTCACTTAAATTAAGGCAATTTGGGGATTGTTTTGAGCCCCCGAGGAGTTTTTGGGAAGCTTTtgaagttttgggggtttttttggaggctGCTCTGAAACTCTTAAAAATTGAGAATCTCTGCAGCAAGCGAGCGCTCTGCAATTATTATTTATGGAGCCATTTTGGTGTAAATTCCTAAATGCCGGAAGAAAAACCCTGCAGAAGAGGataaaaaatcccagaaaaaatagggaaaaatcCCCCCTGTATGGAGTTCTTAACTTAATTCCTAAGTACAGGAAAGAACCTGCAGAGAATGGAAAAATGGGGGGAGAAAAACCCAGAGATTTTGGTGCTGGTAGACTGAGAGCAACAATTTGGCCTCACACCTGCCGGctttgcaggcaggagcaggcagggatgccTGGCAGGCAAAATATCTGGCAGGAACggtttttcccctcttccctccgctttttttcctgtgggattAGCGTTTCCCTGGGGGATTACGCCTCTTCTCACGGGATTAAGCGTCTCCCCGTGGGATTAGCGAGGACGAAGGCAGCATGAGGCTCTGCCGGCTCTTGAGGGTGAATAAATGGGATGGGGGGGCAGCAGGTGACCGTCGGGAGGGGACGGGACAAGCGGAAAACCGTGAGGGAAGCAGCTCCACGCAATCAATCCGGTTTCTTCCCCAGCCGTTTGAAGACGCTGACGGTGCCGGCGCTGTCCATCTGAGCGCCGGGGCTCTCGCTGGTGCTGCTCACCTTCCcgcacccccaagtccttttgaTTGTCACCCGAAATTCGGGTTCGCTTTTATCCTTCGTGCTGGTGACGTCACCATCCTGCGCTTCGACCGGCACCGCCACAACGCTGACGCTGCCGATTTTAGATGCCGCCGGTGACGGTTTTGTTGCCATACGGCTACCGGCGGCGTTCCTGTGACCCGGTCGCTGGGTGGCTGTGGTGACGGTGACCTGTTTGGCTTCTGAACTGGTGGCTTTTGCCTTGACGGTCCCTCCCAGCTCAGAGCTTTCCTTAGGGGGAGGTTTGGTGAGTTTTTTGAGGACGCCAGCGTACTGGAGCACAGAGCAGTCATCGTCGCTCTCGGTGGCTTTGTCCCCATCGGTCCCCAAGGCATCGCCCAGTCTGCTGAAGACTCCCGTGGGCTGGGAGACAAGGTGAGAGGAGCCCGTCAGCACCCGCACCCCCATTtaccctccccttcccctctgccccctgAATTCTGCCCCTGGGACGGAGACCAGATAGATACCAACCGTCTTGGGATGTAATGATGCAAAATGCTGCCTGCAGCAATTAATGACTGGGCTATAAAGCAGGTCTATAAATCACCCATAAAATCGTATTCCCTCTTATATTTCTTGAGGGGATCAGTCTGCAACTTGTTTTACACCCCCAAGACTTCCATGCTGAGCTTTCTGCctccagaggagagaaaaaaacctcctgtATCCCCCATTAAAGGGGTCAAAATAGCAGCGCAGATGAGGATCACCCAGGGACTGGGGATCCACTTGCCTTTGGTGGCTGCCTCCTGCTTTTCCCAGGTGTTTCCCCACCATTTTCCAGTTATTTCAAGGTTCCTTCAGCCCTTCTATGGCGAGCGGGCAGCTGCAAATCCCAATATAATCTTGGGGGAGAGGACCCTTGTGCCAGGATCCCGGCGGGGTTTGGCCCAGCTGCCGAGAGCGACGGCTCCATGGAGCCGCAGCTGAAAACCCACGTCCTCTCACCTTCCCTCCTGTGGTCGTGTCCGCTTTCGCCTCGGCTCCCAGCCGGTCGAAGACAGACGTCCTCTGCAGACCTGCAGTTTTCAAGAAAACGTGGGGTTTTTTGAGATTTCCCTGGAAAATGAAGCTCTGCTGGGTCAGCACCGAGGGCTCACGGCCTTTCGGCCCCGTCCTACCATCGGGGCACCcggcaaaataaaattaacttgtTAAAAGCATGCAAATGGCCACCCGTCCCCTTCTTCCTAAGGCTTAAACGGGCGTGAGTGGAGCCTTTACGGCTTGTGGTAAGTTAGTATCTCCTTGGCATAACACAACTTCTACCCAATCGCTCTCTGGATGTGAAAATCCTCACAGGATTTGTAACAACAGGCTAATTTGGGGCTCAACTGGGCttctggaagagaaaatgaaCATCAAACCCACCCCCCCCGCTGGTACCTTTGGCCGCTTGCTGTTCCAGGATTTTCTTTGTCCTCGGCGTGGTGCCCTTGGGCATATTGATGATGTATTTCCCTTCCATTTCTGCCGTCACCCGGCGGCGTTTTACCGGGATCGTTGGACGTTCGTCTGCCGTGTCGCATAATCCTGGTGGGATGAAGGAAGAGCAAATTGAGAGCTCTCGTCACAACAAGGCTTAGGGGGAGGAAGGGTTTTACAAGCACTTGGGCATGATCCTGGGCTGGAGTGAGCTCTGAGACTGGCTGCTCTGGCACCAGCTGGCTCCCCCAGCACTGGGGCTCtgcaaacaccttccccccacctctagCTACTCCCAGctgcaaaatcacagaatcatttgggctggaagggaccttaaagaccacccaccccctaccatgggcaggaaCGtctcccactagaccaggctgctcccTGTGCTGTCCAACCTGGGTGGGGGCATCCACAGCTGCTCCGGGCAGCCCGTTCCGTGTCCCACCAACCTTCCACTCAAGAGTTTCTAATAAAAAActcccctcttccagtttaaCACCGTTCTCCCTCGTCTTGTCTCTGCACCCTCTGATAAAAAgcccccccctccctgtcctggaGCCCCCTGCAAACACTGAAAGGCTGCTTTAAGGTCTCGCCGGAGCCgcctcctctccaggctgaaccaccctgactctcagcctgtcctggtacgggaggtgctccagaccccctGATCACCCTCGcagcctcctctggccccgctcgtgTGGGATCCCTTCTCTCTGGAGCATCAATCTCCCCCACTCAGCTTGAGGTCACCCCCAAACTGGCTgtgggtgcacttgatcccactgtccgtgtccccagtgaaagggctcaaacaaatgaatttctgacagttattaagactaaactgtgatgtgatatATAAAagctttgtttgtgtttttcttcatttgggTCTCAAGTTGAGTTTCTCCTCAACtacttcctgaggtccctttaGGTAAGGTTTaggtctgtttaggtaagattgagACACTCGTCAGGCTCCCTACGGAAATCCCTGGTAGCAGACTCAAGggcttcagtggacacttgggcaacccctagaatgggaaaactaagataagggggggctcaaacaaagagacacagagacactgttatagggaggatgattctgctgatttaggaaggagacACCTCGACTTTACTTCAAACACCGTGAGGAAGATCAtgtacttcttcccttgaccaccgaagcccctcaccctattttcactacgcatgctaggactatgtaaatgaattccaggagcTCATTATCatgacacccctttccaggaaatctaatgaatatgtatgatttgtgtgtatataaactgatgtcccttactaattcttgGAGCCCTCATGGTAGAGAATCCCCGGGGCGATCCCAGTGCCACCAAtcaagaatacctgcttaacagcaaaaaaatttgCTGTTCGAgtctatttctttatttcagtagcAAAGCTGTTAAATCatactggtcccagtacggaccACTGAGGGACTCTGCACCAAGACACCTTGCTGGAGCGCAGCCAGCCAGCCGAGGCCTCGCCCACTGAGGGGACCACCCCTCAAATCCGTGTCTCTCCATTTCAGCAACAAGGGTGTTGTGTGTTTAGCTCAAAAAGCCCACCGCTGGATCCAGAGGGGCTGTTAAAATTTGGCTGGGGGGACACTGAACGGGAAACAGAAAGCTAAAAGCAGCTTGTTGGCGTTGCTTCCGCCAGGATCCATCGCCCCTCCCTACCTGCCTTCGCAGCGGCCAGTTTGTTGGAGACGGTGACAGAGATTTTGGAGGCGTGGGGCCGCTgtcggagcggggcggcgggaggtGAGTCTCTGCTCAGGCTGTTGGCGATCATCCGGCTGGCGGCTGCAAGGGGGGGACAGCGCCGTGAGGAAGAGCTCTGGAACCCCCGGGGGCTTTGGCGAGCAGGACAAGCATGCATCTCGTCAGCTGAATTAAAGAGGGGTCCTTCCCCCGGGAGCATGGGGAAGGCGGCCATCGTTTGAGCCCTTCCTTTTCAAGATAATTAAATCAATCGTGCAAGGGGATTTCACCTCCCAGAAACCTCCCACCCGCACTCACCGCTACTGGCGTTGCGGCGCAGCTCGGTTTGAACGTTgggggagctggggcagagcaATTCGGTGGCTGCCTTGCACatctcctgaaggaaaaaaaacagggggAAGGGTTTTTCCCCCTTGGGCCCTGGGGAGGCGAACGAGAAGGCTCGAGGCAAAACTTTGCTGCTAACCGAGCCGGCAAGGCTTTACCATACCTGCCTGTACACGACTTT
This genomic window contains:
- the C33H19orf47 gene encoding uncharacterized protein C19orf47 homolog, which translates into the protein MVSVTMATSEWIQFFKEAGIPPGPAVNYAVMFVDNRIQKNMLMDLNKEIMNELGITVVGDIIAILKHAKVVYRQEMCKAATELLCPSSPNVQTELRRNASSAASRMIANSLSRDSPPAAPLRQRPHASKISVTVSNKLAAAKAGLCDTADERPTIPVKRRRVTAEMEGKYIINMPKGTTPRTKKILEQQAAKGLQRTSVFDRLGAEAKADTTTGGKPTGVFSRLGDALGTDGDKATESDDDCSVLQYAGVLKKLTKPPPKESSELGGTVKAKATSSEAKQVTVTTATQRPGHRNAAGSRMATKPSPAASKIGSVSVVAVPVEAQDGDVTSTKDKSEPEFRVTIKRTWGCGKVSSTSESPGAQMDSAGTVSVFKRLGKKPD